Proteins from a single region of Tissierellales bacterium:
- a CDS encoding IclR family transcriptional regulator has protein sequence MMEKVQSVDRALTILELLAEHNEGLRIIEISKEVNLHKSTVHRLLGTLIHNGYVRQDLENNKYKVTLKLFELGNKKLEDMDILNVSKTYLESLMESLNEVVHLVIRDENEIVYIDKVEADNTIRMASNIGRRGPLHCTSVGKAMLAYMSDEEVKSIWNNSKIEKYTPNTITDFNVLKKELEIIKEKGYSVDDEENEVGVRCIGAPIFNRFGKVEGGISISGPSIRITKGRVEDMAKEVIKYAKMVSRELGYIE, from the coding sequence ATGATGGAAAAAGTTCAATCTGTAGATAGAGCATTGACTATATTAGAATTATTAGCTGAACATAATGAAGGATTAAGAATAATAGAAATTAGTAAAGAAGTTAATTTGCATAAATCCACAGTTCATAGATTATTAGGTACACTTATCCACAATGGTTATGTAAGACAAGATTTAGAAAATAATAAATATAAAGTAACCTTAAAATTATTTGAATTAGGAAACAAGAAACTAGAAGATATGGACATACTTAATGTATCCAAAACATATTTAGAAAGTTTAATGGAGAGTCTAAATGAAGTAGTCCATTTAGTAATTAGAGATGAAAATGAAATAGTGTATATTGATAAAGTAGAAGCAGACAATACAATTCGCATGGCTTCTAATATAGGTAGGAGAGGTCCGCTACACTGTACATCTGTAGGGAAAGCTATGTTAGCCTATATGAGTGATGAGGAAGTAAAAAGTATTTGGAACAATAGTAAAATAGAGAAATATACTCCAAATACTATTACAGATTTTAATGTTTTAAAAAAAGAACTAGAAATAATAAAAGAAAAAGGATATTCTGTAGATGATGAAGAAAATGAAGTAGGCGTTAGATGCATAGGTGCTCCAATTTTTAATAGGTTTGGAAAAGTAGAAGGAGGTATTAGTATATCAGGACCAAGTATACGTATAACAAAAGGTAGGGTAGAAGATATGGCTAAAGAAGTAATTAAGTACGCTAAAATGGTATCTAGAGAGCTAGGTTATATAGAATAA